The following coding sequences lie in one Zingiber officinale cultivar Zhangliang chromosome 2B, Zo_v1.1, whole genome shotgun sequence genomic window:
- the LOC122049054 gene encoding zinc-finger homeodomain protein 1-like translates to MGGGGESAAATIAMVVGGITTSQQKRGGEGGRYRECLKNHALGIGGQTVDGCGEFMAAGEEGTLDELRCAACGCHRNFHRKEPEGAGIITSGSMEMVMAHHPQLSPYYRTPTGYIPPPHHYAIGTRPPLLGLPSTSGGGGAREEQEGASNPPMLGMEASGSGSRLMRKRFRTKFTQEQKDKMLAFAERVGWRIQKHNEPTVQEFCKDTGIRRHVLKVWMHNNKNTLGKKEIKP, encoded by the coding sequence ATGGGAGGTGGAGGGGAGTCGGCGGCTGCGACAATTGCGATGGTGGTGGGAGGAATCACTACAAGTCAGCAGAAGAGAGGCGGCGAAGGTGGGAGGTATAGGGAATGCCTGAAGAATCACGCGTTGGGCATCGGAGGTCAGACAGTGGACGGTTGCGGGGAGTTCATGGCGGCCGGGGAGGAGGGCACCCTCGACGAGCTACGCTGCGCAGCCTGTGGCTGCCACCGCAATTTCCACCGAAAGGAACCCGAAGGAGCAGGAATCATTACTTCAGGTTCAATGGAGATGGTGATGGCGCACCATCCCCAACTCTCGCCCTACTACAGGACACCGACTGGGTACATTCCTCCCCCCCACCACTACGCAATCGGAACGCGGCCGCCACTGCTGGGGCTGCCCTCCACGTCTGGCGGCGGCGGTGCGCGAGAGGAACAGGAGGGTGCATCGAATCCTCCTATGCTTGGCATGGAGGCGTCAGGGTCGGGCTCCAGGTTGATGAGGAAGAGATTTCGGACCAAATTCACACAGGAGCAGAAGGACAAAATGTTGGCCTTCGCGGAGCGCGTGGGGTGGCGGATCCAGAAGCACAATGAGCCGACTGTGCAGGAGTTCTGCAAGGACACCGGCATCCGGCGTCACGTTCTCAAGGTCTGGATGCACAACAACAAGAACACCCTCGGTAAGAAAGAAATTAAACCCTAG